A region of the Dreissena polymorpha isolate Duluth1 chromosome 6, UMN_Dpol_1.0, whole genome shotgun sequence genome:
TCAGCGCGGCGTCTTGGACTGTATCATATGTGCACTGgaccttaaaataaataaaatattatggtcAGCTGTTGATCTTTTCCCTTTAAAATCTTATTAACTTCAACTATCGAATATTAAGCGCTCAAATGAGTATTTTGAACAACTCGATTTTGCAATGAACCGCTTAAACGACGGATAAGAATAGCTTAACTGCCGACAATTTGTAAACACGCTCTCGCTGAACAGACGCATATCGTGAAGCAACATGAACTCCTTTTCTCAGTAACTTGTTGCCTACAGTACGTCTTAAACAATTACCGTACAACAATAGTtgtacttaaagggaccttttcacagattttggcatatattgaagtttgtcattaaattctttacattgataaatctaaatattggatctaaaatgctccagttaaaaaaaaaacaagaataaaattaaaaaaagaaaaaaagtaacactcaaatgggctcgaaccactgacccctggagtaaaagtctatcgtttagacctaTCGGCCATCCGTGCGCATACAAAAAATAGTTGTATTGTATActtttaatataagcaatcctcgtagtatcacaaaatataacgacaacaacagaactctccaaagtattcaatcgtttcgcgttgcaacgctttatacttttcaggtttttaaatcgtcgaaacatgcatttaatggatattttatcacatgctataccctgtttcccatgtaatacaaccattacatattttttatagtacacatgtgtaatacaacatttttacgcttcattggcttagttttcgtttattgaccaattgcattttgtttttttggctgaaatgacgttgcagcGTCAAATAACGTCACGAAATGTCAAtcacattcgggatttatcattatgtttgtgtaaatatttatttaatttgctcatttaaaagcatgtgataaaaaagatctgacactcgttgtcatatcataccatatgttattaaactcgtccaggaaattcgttagtaagctcgccaaaggcttgctAACTAACAAagttcctgaactcgtttaataaaatatggtatgatatgacaactcgtgccagatcctatattttgagcatggtaaatgttcagtcaGGGGTTCCCacctttttgtatgaacaaaattccctgattttacCCTGATAGAAAAAACATTCCAGGATCATtatttcgacctatttcttgttttagacaccctcaataaatagcagttgcagacaataacatgtactatatttatgtaattttatagCAATGGCCTCCATTTCCCCTCACAGCCATACTTTCCTCgccttttcatttattttcatttaatgtttgtttttgcaacaattattggaaagtaattcaacatttttaaacagtAATAGGAACAACAGTACTAAGAGGAATTCAATGTAATTCAAACTGAGACAGTTCCTAGACCCTTTGCAGAGAAGCAGATAGCTTACTAACAACACATTTTcaccatagccatgcagaggaatcgaatggctgttttaattgtatggacttttcgacacaagtcgggaaagcCTGATCAAACATAATTTCCTGATTTGTTTCccgatttcaggaacttttcccgAATTCCCTGACTTTTTCCTGACTGCAAAAAGTGAAAGTCGTTTTCCAggtttccctgatttccaggttggctgagAACCATgcagtattactgttccctccAAATCCAAAATATCATAAccacaacgaaaatttgcgaatctgaaacaacttttattaattttgtcaatttaccaaaacgtggaaaggcccctttaaacaaactGCATTGTGTGCAATTTAAGCATTGACTACTATGATAGTACTTGCAATTGCTCCTTGTGGCAGGACCACAGCATTGGCTACTTTAATAGTAGAAAACAAGCTGTCTAGTGTCCGACTTAAGAATTGTATACTATATAAGTACTTGTACACTAAAGCATTGCTTACAATAATAGTTAAAAACGTTTAcgtattttgtttacattaataaaGAAGATATGTTCCCATGGTCACTGTTTTGGTTGGTTTTACATCTGTTAACGATTCATTGATGTAAATGAAGAAGTATATTCAGGACTTTACTTAATACAATCACCATCAACGTATATGGTCAGTAGGTCAGAAAGTTGGCATAAATGGTGTAGCATGCATTCTGTCACACCACTGCATTGTCAGGAAAGAGCACTTCCGGATGACGTTATAAATGACTAATCTTAAAAGCCCTATTACATTGGTTGGCAGTTATGGACAATGTCATTCAAAAATAGTAGATATATTCCGCAAATTACTTTCCGCGTAAAATGTATAACCATTATATAAGCGGACTACTCACAATCGAAGATTCATAACTAAGACAGGATCAGTGACACAGTAATAATAACCTAATTTAGCAAAAAATCGAAAATCATTCTAAATGTTCGTCACTAACGTAGCAATAACAAAcactttatcaaataaataaacatctgTCTCTTCATAGACTCGGTGCACTAGAGATTTCGTGGAAGACACTTTCGGTATTAGATAACAGTTTTCTGTGTTTAAgtatatatgtgtttatttacGTTATTAAACTTTCCATTAACGATGGTGTCGGGTTACGATAACTGGTTTAACGTGATCAATTCAGCTTAAACGGTAGCAGAACATTTGCGTGTGTTTAACGTTTAcccatttaataacaaataaccCTAATTGCAAAATGAACTCGCTATTAACATTTTGATTACATTCGAAGAACAGCTGATCTGTATCGGCAATAGGTATCGGTGACTCATACATCAATGCCCGTCGAACTGTCTGTTTATATGTATGACATAATCAAAATAACGCACTGCAGAAATATTGCAATGGAGTTTGTTTCCGACGAAGAGAGCATGACCACGAAACATCAAGTGCGCGGTGAACGCTTCTTTGCGACTATGCAGGAGCTGTCGGCCCCTCGACCCCGGCGCGCCCTAGACCTCGCCGCCACAGTGGCATGTGTCGCCTGCGTTCTCACCCTGGTCGCGTGCGGCCTCACTGTGCACATGTACGTACAGATCCAGACACGGAACTTCCGGGACGAGCTGACGACCATCGTCAGGGAAGAGGTGAGGGCAGGGAGGCCTACGGCGGACCCCCAGGGGCTATACACGGACAACCAGGAAGGGAATTACGACGGCCAAGTGATAGAGGTAAGCTGTACACCAGTTCACACATAAACATATCGGTCACAATCCAGTGCATGCATTATTAGAACTTTATAGGACGACTGCTTATATGCATTATATCGTTCACGTTTTTATCTTTACCAAAATGCAAGATAACTTAGATTATTACACGTATCCAATCACGACCGGATAGTATTAATGGACATGTGCCAGATACGTGTACTTGTGTTAATCTACGTATTAACCTGACTCGCGTCTGAAAGTATTCAGTATATAAGCAGGAACTTTCGaattattgttttcaaattgtTAGTTTAATCTAGATTTTTTACATATgatcttattttattatttatttttcatttttgcctCAACCATCATTTATGCATGTCAAAAAAACTTGTAGGAAACGTATATCTTTTTATTTGAAAGGACATACAATAAGTTATAACAATTGTACATTATATACATTGAAACACGATTTTGACCGGAATTATTATGACCCAACGTAATTTGATTAAAGGTGTTTTAGGTTTTGCTACTGAAAGAGGAAGCATTTATTGATAACGGCATTCCCCTATTCCCTAATTGACTAATATTACATATATTTCCTGATATTAAAACGTGGAACAGTGGGTCAAAAAGGAGATCGATGTTCTAACATCGTCAGTTCCTGAACATGTTACTTTGAATCATTTAGCACGGGGAAACGAAGTAAACATTTAAGAACTGACTATGTCGATCTTGGACTATATTTTCATCCACTCCATTAATGGCAGAAATAAACGCATTGCATTTTCTCGATAAACCAAGACattatttgttttcgtttgttCAGTTGTCAAGTGCCATCAAACAACAGTTTCCTTTTTTCTTATCGTTGTTCCCTGTACGGCTTTTGAATTAACGGCTTTAAACTGTTCTAGTCCTACGCGGCATAGTTAACGGCTATGAAACGCTTCGAGTCCGACGCGGCATAGTTAACGGCTATGAAACGGTTCGAGTCCGACACTGCATATTTAACGGCTATGAAACGGTTCGAGTCCGACACGGAATAGTTAACGGCTATGAAACGGTTCGAGTCCAACACGGCATTACAAATCGAACAAATAAAATGCTGGTATACGAAAATTAACGATAGCACGTCTTAATTATGGATACTGGCTTGCGAATGCAATGCAACAGCGTTTTAACCAATTGCACATTGACTTGAAAATGTTTGGTGAAATGTATCGTGTGAGACACATTTATAAacagatttaaataaaaataaaaatcacacgTATCAGGGAGATCGCGAACCTTGATTGATAGAAGAACCACAGCATGCTGTCTCAAACTGTGGTTGAAACAAACACTTTATATATAACGTTCCAGCTAACAAGGGAAGAAAGCGTACCAAAACGGAAGAGAACAGCTTCTGACGACCAGACCAGCTCGAGTCCAACTCGCCAGAAAAAGCGACAAAGGAACGGTAACAAAGAACGCGACAATAAAAGAAATCCCAAGAACAAGGAAGACAAATGTAAGTCGTTGACACCTGCTCGAGCTCACTCatgatatgaaatatatattggaCCTCAGAGCAATAGAATAGTATAAGAATTGGAGATTTTGAATGCATAATGAACCAACAAAAAAACAACCATAACAACAAGAAAACTGTAATAATTCAAGGTTGTATTATATCCAAAACGACTTGCACTTACACACGTTTAGTAACTAAATAATTGACTTGGGATAATTAAATCAtggtcaatattatatttttgtcacAATAAATAATAATCTTTGAGTTTTTTCAACGATTGAGTTTTGGCTCCAGGTTGCCGGGCGATTAAAAAGGAACTCGGGCCAATGATCCAGGGTGCGTTGACTTCACGCCTATCAGGTAGGGTGACATTAGATCCCATCAAAGCGGCTACTCAATACATGGTCATATCATCAAATTCTAACCCATAGTAAACTTTCGATGCATTGCCATATAATTCGATCACTCACCCACAATATATAGCAAGAAGAAGGGCCGTTCAATACATGACCGTATAAATGTAATGTATAATTAAATCCCCTTAAAGTGGAAGTTCAATACATTGGCGTATAAATGTAATGTATAATAAGATCCCCTCAAAGTGGAAGTTCAATACATGGCGTATAAATGTAATGTATAATTATATCTCCTAAAAGTGGAAGTTCAATACATGACCgtataaatgtaatgttttattaGATACCATTAAAGCATGACCATAACATTAGATAACATCAAAGAGATCGTTTCATTAGATCAACTCAAATTAGCAGTTCAATACATGGCCGCATTAATCGATTCCCTCAAACAAGCCGTTTAATACTTCATAATAATTAGATTCTCTTAGAGTAGCCGTTTAATGCATGACCGTATAACAGGCTCCCCTAGTCGTTCAATACACTGATTCTAGTTCACATCGAAGGGGATTGTCACGTTATTGTCCAGGCAAGtgttacatgtaaataataataatagcagaTGAACTGTGCACtcctcaaaatcaatgaaaataacgattttatattatatactttatCAATTAAAAAGTTATCAGTGTTACTCAAAAGTTGTAATTGCTGAATAACGCGAGATGATGGCGAGTAAATGGTTGCTTTTGTTggattttatataaaacattattgaaatacaCTTCAAATAGACATAATATGTTTTGCTTTTTTGTAGATATGATAAACAAAACAGTCGAAAAGGCGCTTTATCAAATACAAGGATCAAATGAAGACAATAAAGACAATAAACACGTAGGTTACACAACTTGTCTGTAAATTAAGAGCAACGTAAAATGTAATTAAGTAATTCGTACGCTAAATGATATCCTTTTTATTTAGAATATAACATTTTACGAACTTTTGCTTTAGTTTATAGGAATTGATCATTACACAACCGCCGTGGATGAAGCTTTTATACAGCAAAAGATGGGCAAATTTGAACCTGGAAATGCTTTTAGTAAGTATAAATACTTGATGACTGAACACCAAACACCAAAGTAGTACAGGCTCAGACAAAACACATTGTTCTGTCTATATATAATTCAACGTAAGTTGTACATTGtgtgtaaaaaaatgtaaaaataaagaaacaatgaTGAATGTCGGGAGAACATAATGGAAACAAATAGAACGTGTGAAAAAGAAAAGGCATATCTGCATTTCCATTTGAATTATATGTACTATGCATTGTAGCACAAACAGGAAACGAGCGTATGTATACTCTCATAGATAGAATCTCTTAGTAGGAGCATAACTGGCTTTCATCGTTGTGTGTTGCATTATCCATCTGCTTTTTATGCAAACGCATATATTCGTATATTCCCCTCCCCCCTAACACCAATAATCACCTTCGAACATTGTGAGTTACTAATTGCTAGTACTACTAAATTAAatattgtagatttaaaaaaaaaaaaaaaaaaaaaaaaaatatatatatatatatatatatatatatatatatatatatatatatatatatatatatatatatatatatatatatatatatacatatatatagagagagagattGGCGCACGATAAACTGGGTTTGTACCCTCCACCACTCAACTTCCACGTCCAAACGAGTGTGCTTCAACAACTTGTCACAAATGCTTTCACGTGGTGTGGTTGTTgtgcttttttgtttttaatcaaatagaATGattaaaaaactaaatataaattgAACAGAATTGAAAACACATagcaaaataaatttattataacatttgaatatgaaaattaaatcaattaacggcgtttaaatactgtagtatgTCTATGGATCGAATtagtttttcaaaaataaaataatgacctATTTCATGTATTTGTAACTTAATTTGTACATAGTTAAAAATATGAATTACAATAAATCACAATTATATAATTAATCAAAATATGTAATTGATGTACGTCCGTGATCATGACGTGAGTGTATTGTGAGGTAACCCATTATCGTGCCTTTGTTTGCAGACCGAAGCGTTGAGATTCCCGAATGGAGCGGGACGCTGTACCGGAACCGATCACTGAGAATACAAGGTATTCCTCAATCGCCGGCATGTTTAACCTTGATCCCATTACCGGCTTGTGCAAGCGATCAATGTTTGGTCGGACATATCAGTCATTGCTGTCATACAGCACACTATCAATTAAAAGCATATGtgtaaaaattaaatgtttagtATCTCTGATTTATGTAAGTAACACATAAAACGTTCTGCTCATTATTAGAAAGAACGCACATGCTTTTTATGTTGGAGAAAACCTTGCACGAAGCATATTTCCTGCTCGACCTTTTTCGATGGATTGTGCAACTTAACGTTTGAGCTTAAGTACCTGCATACTTATATTCACTGGGATGCCCTATACCAGAGGGTCTcattaacatataaatgcaacCAAGTTGCCATTGAAGTATAACTTCTCATTACTCTCCAATAGTTAAATCACAACCGAATTTATTCCTATAATGGAACTTGGTATACCTTAGAATGTATTCCTATAATGGACCATGGTACACCTAAGAATGTATCCCTATAATGGACCGTGGTACACCATAGAATGTATTCCTATAATGGACCATAGTGCACCTTAGAATGTATTTCTATAATAGACCATGGTACCCATTAGAATGTATCCCTATAACGGACCGTGGTATACCTTAGAATGTATTTCTATAATGGACCAAGGTACATCTTAGAATGTATCCCTATAATGGACCATGATACAACTTAGAATGTATTCCTATAATGGACCATGGTACACCTTAGAATGTATCCCTATAATGGACCGTGGTATACCTTAGAATGTATCCCTATAATGGACCGTGGTACACCATAGAATGTACTCCTATAATGTACCCTTGTTCATCTTAGAATGTATTCCTATAATGGACAATGGTACACCTTAGAATGTATCCCTATAATGGACCGTGGTACACCTTAGAATGTATTCCTATAATGGACCCCGTACACCTTAGAATGTATCCCTATAATGGACCGTGGTATACCTTACAATGTATTCCTATAATAGACCATGATACAACTTAGAATTTATTCCTATAATAGACCGTGGTACATCTTagaatgtatttatataatataccaTTGTACACCTTAGAATGTATTCCTATAATAGACCGTGGTACACCTTAGAATGTATTCCTATAATAGACCATGATAAACCTTAGAATGTATTCCTATAATAGACCATGGTACACCTTAGGATGTATTCCTATAATGCACCGCGGTACATCTTAGCCTGTAATAACCTTGAATTATAAGCATCGTTCTATTTCAGAAGCTCCCATGACATTGAAGATGTTCGCTCCTACAAGCGCGGACAGCCAGCGCCGCCTATTCGACCTCGATAATAACACCGGCCAGTTCAGGGCGAGATACTCCGGTCTATACCACATATATGCACATGTAAGTAAACCATTGTCCATTTACGAAAGCACCGATGTATATTTTGATAAGACACAGTACAAATGACATTTATATTTTGAACTCTTTTACTTTCTTCTGTCAGTCTGTTATACTATAAAATTTATTCAAAGGTACCTGGGTTGGTATTGTAAACATAAGAATATACACCGACAATAGATCTGATTGCATGCATAGTGTATTGCATCCATCATTTACTTGCCATATGCACtgctttatattgttttatatatatcaacTGATTGGTAAACACATTAACAATCATGATTGACCCACGATTTACCCACATGACAATAATACATCCTTTCAATATAGTCCTTATTAATGATACACATGAAAACATCATATAaatttatatgtatacatacacGGTGGTGATCCTCTGTATACATACACGGTGGTGATCCAAACGGATGAGACGCTGCTTACACTGCACGCTTCTCCTGAACTCCTTAAACTTTCATGTTACAGGTGCCGTTCAATGTGGATGAAAGTATGAGGAGTGACGGGGAGGCGGGCAATGGGGCCATACTGCTCGTGCACACGCGCAATACGCGCCGGCATAACACTCTGAGGTGTCAGGAGGTTACCCGGGCAGACACTGCCATGACCATCAACAATGGTCCGTTTGAGGCCTGTAATATAAATGGTGTGCTTCATTTGAAGCAAGGTGATGGCGTACGATTAGAAAGCGTCAGCAAGCATGTTTTGGTTGATCTGACTAAAGAGATAACATATATCGGTGCATTGGCATATCAGCTGAACACGCTCTGAACTCCACATGTGGAGCAGGCAAACACATATACATATCAGATGTGGTTAGCGCTGAAAGGCACTTTCATTGCATACGGAACATCTAACCTATAGTGACAACTTCTTAAACTCGTAATTGTTAATATCAAGTTACTAGTTATATAAGTACGTGTTCAGACGAATGTTCTATTAGATGCGAGGCTATTCTTGGGGATATTCACTGCAATCCACATGTTAGTCATATATTTCTAGGTGTATTGCGTATGATATGTCTTCTCCACAACCTAAATTGGATCTATGTGCAACGTGATAAACGTTTATCAAACACTTATACGTGCTGTATGTTTGTTATTGTTatctgcttatttattttatagattgTTAATCAATCGCAATATGTATCATATAATTGTATCATATGTATCATATATCATATCAATGTATCATATAATTGGTGAGTATTGTGAACTTTAACGCAGCAATCTTAAAGTTAtctaattgtttacaaaaatcaaaGCTATCAGCCCGAGCTGCAAAGACTCACTTCTTACTTTCTTATGCAATATCCAGAGGAACCGTAAACATATCAATTCCATATTTCCGATCCAATCGAATATTGTGTTATATGTTTAAGGCATATTTATCACCAGTCCACGTGTCCCAAAAATACACATACAGACAGATAAAAGACTAAATGCAAAAACTCCATCCAGGAGAATATTAAAGCTGACGATTATTCGAAACTTCACTTTCTTGGAGTTGAACAACATTtctttaatgatttatttaattttgaacgTAAATGTTTACATTCTTGTGTTGTGTATGACGTAATAAGGCTTAGAATTGTACGGTTTGTCATACCCGAGATCTCTGAGACGTTTTTCTATTGCGCACATTGGGTATGCTCAACAGGTTGTTTGATTTTAGCTAtccatattacttgtatttaaggTTTGTTCATTTCGTCATCAATGTTGGTATTTTTATTGCAATAAATGCACTGTTGTCCATgcgttgttttgttttattatgttctGAAAACCAGTTGGTGTCATGTTATCAAATCAATGTTCGGTAAAGACCACAATCACGATGAATCATACTTCAACGAACTCTGAAATCTTAGCAAAACTGATTTGATAATATTGTGCTAATATTGCTGCTTAAAATGGGTTTCAGATTAGGAATATCGATTTAAGATTTTCACTGCGTTCTTCTTGAGCAGCAATAATATCTGAATAATCAAAATTACAGAGGCCCAGTTTACTGGATATTGCAGATATTCTTGCACCACATGATAGACGCAGTTTACTTGGTTATGGAGGCAAGAATAtccataatataaaatatatttggatCTCTCTAGGGTAGAAAGAATAGAAAAAATATTCCGATAAACCGGATCTACCCAAAGCAGCAAGAATATAATTAATATCCAGAAATCTTGGATCTCTATGGCAGCAAACATACTAATAATCCTGAATACATTGGATCTATGTTCGAAAGATAGAATATATGCAACACAAATACTTATAACAGCCTGTAAATTGAAAGACAATCTGAAATAATCAAGTAAACTTGGTGTGTCtcgtttgaaaataaaaaataaataaaaatatatataatggtcTATAAAGAGTAGCACTTACATCTGAATATAGAGTAATTTTTTTTTCTCTGCGGCAAAAAGAATATCTTAAATATCCAGCAAATTGGGTATATCTTGGTGAGCAAAATATCTAAAATATTCATATTGACTAATTTGTGCAGCAAAACAATCTGAAATATCAAGTAAATAGATTTTCTccagaaaacaagatgtgtttgtgaaacactatgtcgtcatatatttgacatttgaccttgaaggatgaccttgacctttcaccactcaaaatgtgcagctccatgagatacacatgcacgccaaatatcaagttgctatcttcaatattgcaaaagtgttcataaaataagcgatattgacccatatattttacctttaaccttgaaggatgaccctgaccttgactttttaccactcaaaatgtgcagcgccatgagatacacatgcaagccaaatatgaagttgctataatcaatattgcaaaagttatggcaattgctaaagttggcgcaaacaaacaaagcaacaaaccaacagacagggcaaaaacaatatgtcccccactatagtggtgggatacataaacatttaatatCTCGGATATACAGAAAATAATACATGCCCATGTCATACgtcttttttgttaaataaaccaGTACAATATTGAgaaaatttgaataattattgctGTGCATACTGTATTGACAGGCCCAGTTTCGAACAGGGCGGAACAAAGGCATTGTGCTCCTGCACAGAAGCCCCAGCGGCTTCGAGTTACTGGGAACTCTTACCTGTCCACCGCACGACCAAGGTAAATATtcttataacaatttaaaatatatgcgACTATGTATTATACATTACGTTAGAATGAAGGAACGGAAAACGGCAAATAACTCTCTATTCTTCTAACTGTTCAATGCATTTCTATTTTTGATTCACTCGCTATGCATGCCTTAGTATTTAGAGCTTTTATTAGGCTAACCTTAAGGCCCCTTAAAATTTTGGGTAATTTCTTTCCTTTTGCATGAAAAAATGCTCATGAAAAAATAAAGCCATTGTCGATTTCATTTGTATTACCATGACGAAAAAGGAACCTTTTGTAGTTTATTtctttgtgtatacatgtataaccatTGTGAAGCTATCAGAGAAATATCCAATTAGTATTTGTAGCGTGTTACATTTTCGaaataagtgttaaaatgttttttcaaaaatgtgtcaAAAGTGCATGTATTACTTTGAGACACGTGGTGTGTTTAAAAGACTTTGCCGATAATCCTAGTTTGCAACCATTtgatatatgatttttttgttatattgtaAAAAACTTGTCTATTGaattaacaatgttaaatgtaTGGTATATTTCCAAATTATTCTTTCCTTTTGTTTGTCGTGTTAGGATGTAATAGTTAAGTTTTAGCAtattatgtaataatttattgattGAATTCAGAGTTTAAGGTTTTATATGAGTCGAGAAAAGTTCGTTCTACTGTGTTAATTATACATTAATGCAATATGTGTAGAAAGGAGCTTTTTATACCATCAAATAGTAAGAAGTTGACTGgcttatttattttgatttgtgACTCTTGCAATGAAAAACATGATTTACATTGCCTTTTATAAtatcttttacatatttaatgcaattatcatagcaatatttaacaaatgctTTTGATTGATAAAGAATTGCTTAAATCATAGGAAATCTGACAGATCATCCACAGAATTGAAACTAATACTTTGACAAAttcaaattatattgtttaaccATCGATCAAAAAAGGATTGGTTATTTCTTTTCTGGCAGAAATAGCGTACAAACTGCCTGCATTACACAGTTAATATCTATCTATTAACTCCGTAGACAAGGATGTAAAACGGAaacttgttaatataaaaacaaaatcatgatGCATCTTCACATTATCTGAATGTCATGGTCTTTATAATACGAGCGTTCATGAATAGCGATTATTATATCCCATTATCG
Encoded here:
- the LOC127834787 gene encoding uncharacterized protein LOC127834787, which codes for MTLKMFAPTSADSQRRLFDLDNNTGQFRARYSGLYHIYAHAQFRTGRNKGIVLLHRSPSGFELLGTLTCPPHDQALHSQFIQQPCVLAGTMTLKADDTVEVQLLDSQTTLGVKNTELYMGAVLIRPETGSVNGLHLQAFST